From Pirellulales bacterium:
CGAATGGATGATCCGCCCGGAGTACCGTCGCGGCGTTGTGTTCGACTACCACAATTTGGTTCACCATCCGTACCATTCGTTCCATCATCGCCTGGATTCGTGGGACCTCATTTTGTGCCGCAACGTGATGATCTATTTCAATCACGAGACGAATCGGCGAATCATCCGGCAATTTCACGGGTGTGTGGCCGACAACGGATGGCTCGTGGTCGGGCATGCCGAGTCGAACACCGAATTGTTCCAGGATTTCGAGACCATCAATACCATCGATGCCGTCATCTATCGCAAGACGGTGCCAGCGACGCCGGCGACGCACGTCGCGCGGCACGACGGGTGCCGGTCTCAACCGCTTATCGTTCTGGACGATGAATTGTCCGGCGGTGTCTCGTTCGATGATGAACGGAAAGGCACGGACGAAGTTCATCAGCATCTTTCCTGCGCGCCGCTCAATCCGGAAGAACATCTTCGACAGGCCCTCATGTGGCAACAGCGGGGGCGGCCTTCCGACGCCGAGAAGGCGCTGCGGCGCGCGATCTACCTCGATCGCGGCTTCGTCTTGGCCCATTATTACCTCGGCCTGCTGCTGAAGCGGCGCAGTGAATTGCCGGGTGCAAAACGCTGCTTCCGAAACGCGCTGCGACTACTCGAACCGATCGACCGACGCGCCGTCATGCCGACGGTGGAGGGGATCGACGCCTCCGTTCTTACCGAATTGACCCGGATGCACTTCGAAGAAGTGAAATACCTATGATCTCGACCACTAAGCAATTCGATTGGGACTCGATCAAACGGCGTCTTGGAGACGGCCAAGCGGCGCTGGATCGGGCCGCGGTCGCAAGCGAATCGCAATTGGATGAAGTCTACCGCCAGCGGCAACTGGCCTACGCACAGCGAACGACCTCCGACTCCGTGAAAACCGAAACGCGTCGCGTCTTGGTATTCCTCCTCGGAAGGGAGCGATACGCCATTGAATTGCCGGCGGTCGTCAAGGTGTTTCCACTTTCGCAGTGCACGCCAGTTCCAGGTGCTTCCCAGCAGATCCTGGGCATTATCAATGTGAGCGGCGACATTCGCTCGGTGCTCGATGCCGCGAACTTGCTCGGACTCGCTTCGAACGACGATCGCGTCGAGGGTCATGTGATCTTGCTGCGGCATGCGAACTTCGAAGTCGGATTGCGGGTCGACCGCGTGGAAGCGATCGAAGCGATCGACATCGCTTCGCTCTCACATCCGGAGGATACCGAGGCAGAACCAACGCTGCGCTATGTCGAAGGCGTGACGCCGGAATCATTGATCGTTCTAAGCATGCGGCAACTCATGTCGCATTCCGCTTTTCAATCCACCTCCCTTGAAAATGAAGGAACTGAGCATGACCATTGGTAGAAAAATTGCCGCCGGATTCTGGTTTGCCTTAGCGGTCTTGATCGCCGTGGGCTTCCTGTCGTATGTCAGCATGAACAGTCTGATCGCCAACGGTCGCGCCGTGACACACACCGAACAAGTCGTCACCGAACTCGAAGCATTGCTGTCGACCGTAAAAGACGCGGAGACGGGCCAGCGTGGATTCATTATCACGAACAAATCCGAGTATCTCGCGCCCTATACCATGGGTATCGCAAACGCAGGCGACATATTGCAGAATCTTCGCCAATTGACGCTCGACAATCCCAACCATCAACGCCACCTCGATAAGATCGAATCGCTCATTGCCTTGAAATTCGCCGAATTGGCGAGAACGATTCAGTTGCAAAAGGAACGTGGATTCGTCGCGTCTTCGGCGGTTGTCAACGACGATGCCGGCAAGACATACATGGATCAGATTCGCAAGGTCATCGCCGACATGCGGGCGGAAGAAACGGACATCCTGTCCCATCGCACGGCTGCCGCGGAGGAGGGTGCGACGCGAACGTTATACGCCATCGGTTTTGGAACCCTTCTCGCCGTCGTGCTGGTCCAGTTGGCGGGCTTGTGGATCGCGCGCTCGATCTCCAAGCCGCTGCGGAACGTGGTCGCGGTGTCGCAGAATGTTGCGCTCGGCGATCTTCGCAGTGTCGGGCTGCCTGCAGCGTCGGATTACGAAGTCCGTCAATTGTCCGACGCCTTCAACCGCATGCTCGACGGCTTGAAGGAGCTGGCGGGACAAACGATCTCCGTTACCGACAATCTCAACGCGGCCGCGTCCGAGATCCTTGCATCGACCCAGCAGCAAGCGGCGGGAACCAAGCAACAGGCGGCCACGATCCAAGAAATCACGGCGACCATGGAAGAAGTCCGCCAGTCGGGCGGACAAATCGCCGAGCGCGCCAAACAAGTCGCCTCGGCGGCCGAAGCGACCTCGGCCTCGAGCGTTTCGGGCCTCAGTGCCGTCGAAGACACCAACCGAACCATGGAAGACATCCGGCAACAGGTGGAAGAGGTCGCCGAAAACATCGTCGCTCTCAGCGAAAAAACGCAAGCCATCGGAGAAATCATCGCGACGGTCAATGATCTTGCCGAACGATCGAATCTCCTGGCTCTCAATGCGGCCATCGAGGCCGCAGGCGCCGGAGAACAGGGAAACCGGTTCTCGGTCGTCGCCAATGAGATCAAGAATCTCGCCGATCAGGCAAAGGATTCGACCGTGCAAGTCCGCACGATCCTCGGAGAGATTCAACGCGGAATCAATAGCTCGGTGATGTTGACCGAGGAAGCGGTGAAGCGCGTCGAAACCGGCAAGCAAAAGGCGGACGTCACCGAGCAGACGATCCGGCAGATGGCCGCGACGACGCAGGAAAGTGTCGACGCCTTTCAACAGATCATCGGCGCCACAGGCCAGCAGCAGATTGGCATGGAACAATTGACCAAGGGAATGCAAGACATCCGCCAATCCGCCACGCAAACGGCGGCGAGCACCGTGCAGTTGGAAAAGGCAATGGTGAGTCTGACGGCCCAGAGTCAACAACTTCGAGGCGCCGTGAACAAGTATCAGTTGGCATGACTTTGACCTCGACCGCGGCGCCGTTTGCCCGCACGTTTCGTTCACGGCTAGTGGGGTAATTGCATGGACTTGAATCAGAAGCTAATGACGGCCTTCCAGATCGAGCACGTCGAACATCTGGAACGAATCCGCGCGACGTTGACGAGGCTCGACGAGGCCTCGGCCGATCCTGACGGCTCGGAGTTCGAAGAAGCCTTTCGCTGTGCGCATAGCCTCAAGGGGGCCGCGCGCATCATCGGGCTGTCGATCGTGGAATCTCTGGCTCATCGACTCGAAAGTCTTTTCGCTCGGATTCGAGGCTCATCCGCCGCGCTGGACAAAGAGATTATTGGGCTCGTTCGTTTGACGCTCGACTCGATCGAGGATGCGGCAGCCGCCTCGTTTCGCGGTGAGACATTGGAGCCGCCGCGGCGGATCATGGAAGAACTCGATCGAATTCTCGGCGCCGAAGCGACGCCCGCGCCCGACAAATCGATCGCCGCTCCTCGATTGGCCGATCCGCCTCCGACGCCTGAAGAGTCGGGGCAGCATGCCGCGCCGCGGCCCGTCGAAAGCGTACGGCTTAGCGCCGAAAGTCTCGACCGCTTGCTGCAATCCAGTGCGCAACTCGTGACGGCAAGCCGACAGCAAGAAGTGCTGGCCCGAGAAATGCAGCGCCTGGCACGCGACATCGCCGCATTCGACAAGCGGCGAACGGCCGCGACGCACTTTGCTGCCAACCATCGTCGCCGCAATCGGCGCGCGACGACGACGGCGTGCATCGACGAGCGCCGCGGCCTGCTCGAGGATCAGTTTCATTCAATTTCACGACGCGTTCGATCCATTGCTCAGCTTCAGCAACAGAACTCATGGTCGCACCGGCTGCTCGCAGAACAGTTGCGTCAAGATGTCCGCCGGGCGCGAATGGTGCCGGCCGCCAGCGTGTTTCAAGGCTTTCGCAAGATGATGCGCGATTTGGCGCATGGCGAGAACAAGGATCTCGAATTTCGCATGGCC
This genomic window contains:
- a CDS encoding protein-glutamate O-methyltransferase CheR yields the protein MTDAALNPQDIFNDPLFERLKAHVIDATGLSYFGSQDMELARHLSERLTVLHLSTCGAYWVLLHDGKNGEAELDLLIAQLTIGETFFFRHEEQFHAIRDRVLPDLIERNRSTRRLRIWSAGCATGAEPYSIAIVLKQCWPDVVAEWDVTIVGTDINRAFLAQARQGRYGEWALRATPADIAESCFVRSGNEWMIRPEYRRGVVFDYHNLVHHPYHSFHHRLDSWDLILCRNVMIYFNHETNRRIIRQFHGCVADNGWLVVGHAESNTELFQDFETINTIDAVIYRKTVPATPATHVARHDGCRSQPLIVLDDELSGGVSFDDERKGTDEVHQHLSCAPLNPEEHLRQALMWQQRGRPSDAEKALRRAIYLDRGFVLAHYYLGLLLKRRSELPGAKRCFRNALRLLEPIDRRAVMPTVEGIDASVLTELTRMHFEEVKYL
- a CDS encoding chemotaxis protein CheW, which produces MISTTKQFDWDSIKRRLGDGQAALDRAAVASESQLDEVYRQRQLAYAQRTTSDSVKTETRRVLVFLLGRERYAIELPAVVKVFPLSQCTPVPGASQQILGIINVSGDIRSVLDAANLLGLASNDDRVEGHVILLRHANFEVGLRVDRVEAIEAIDIASLSHPEDTEAEPTLRYVEGVTPESLIVLSMRQLMSHSAFQSTSLENEGTEHDHW
- a CDS encoding CHASE3 domain-containing protein, which encodes MTIGRKIAAGFWFALAVLIAVGFLSYVSMNSLIANGRAVTHTEQVVTELEALLSTVKDAETGQRGFIITNKSEYLAPYTMGIANAGDILQNLRQLTLDNPNHQRHLDKIESLIALKFAELARTIQLQKERGFVASSAVVNDDAGKTYMDQIRKVIADMRAEETDILSHRTAAAEEGATRTLYAIGFGTLLAVVLVQLAGLWIARSISKPLRNVVAVSQNVALGDLRSVGLPAASDYEVRQLSDAFNRMLDGLKELAGQTISVTDNLNAAASEILASTQQQAAGTKQQAATIQEITATMEEVRQSGGQIAERAKQVASAAEATSASSVSGLSAVEDTNRTMEDIRQQVEEVAENIVALSEKTQAIGEIIATVNDLAERSNLLALNAAIEAAGAGEQGNRFSVVANEIKNLADQAKDSTVQVRTILGEIQRGINSSVMLTEEAVKRVETGKQKADVTEQTIRQMAATTQESVDAFQQIIGATGQQQIGMEQLTKGMQDIRQSATQTAASTVQLEKAMVSLTAQSQQLRGAVNKYQLA